A single window of Nicotiana sylvestris chromosome 5, ASM39365v2, whole genome shotgun sequence DNA harbors:
- the LOC138868623 gene encoding uncharacterized protein: protein MALEKRTISRHDNFKETQVEKPLKETRLPIAEKRKNHISEASSVKGKEVEASKSSDTLEEKRCEVQHQLFRCFMALQLEGCPNNVFAIHVNGTSLSFSTREFALVTGLKCVGNDADVVINEKVPNWLIETYFGGANLFKNKDLMKCFANKNWGHDNDRDALKIVVLYLIHTFIFSSEKNSTTIPRLHFDLVESGRYSEYPWGLKAFESLTKFISKKMDAQKKYYKIAGMPLAMQLHTVTSAYNCIQLLLHLYSCIQFNGYNCIQLNTVVAAFIITIVYRDIYTTNMELVVIQILPVGIVVENSPTPTRSDKSAEDSDDFSPTPDLQCKKKHATSVGPSSTPPYKKRKEQIIHPSNTDNQSKIPTVGVSEIAQNVLHHNQPSDSKNDEVSSLRKDLNSFKEYMLSEHLQDNQQKESLHQRKETIERRDDGIEMPYDANLQDIPKGHRHTDIAVGDNVENTVVNVLCVESRVEGITTSEVPCNIPHIGQDGVSTDFYVSQVELDDKFLPSQIPETRIVIYNSTSVKLTPIFEKKYPFEDDSITEPHPTLIIQEYDKWVRDGLLARHEQKSNLENHYKKNKSTLHIPLDFGVDQVNSKNWFYLLSFDDVSLTSAHIDVIFYYLRKKGKYNQTSNFKYTTVDCIFKTRIAEIFDMYADTDINLKDKLHWILVVVSFKERCIKVYDSYRFAGHDAYVASEIDKLAKLVPLYLSISGFYRDSQDIDWSTYSAYTDKSHTDPFEVVFISNLPQQQAGSMDCEVHVAAYAEFLSTLGEIPQTIFDSNLLRQRYGALLWDYALRKIDADAISKNEAPSKIARQITESDSKLQIVLE, encoded by the exons ATGGCATTGGAGAAGAGAACAATATCTCGACATGACAATTTCAAAGAAACCCAAGTTGAGAAACCATTAAAGGAAACAAGACTTCCCATTGCGGAAAAGAGGAAAAATCATATTTCTGAAGCTTCATCTGTCAAAGGGAAGGAGGTTGAAGCAAGTAAAAGCTCGGATACACTGGAAGAAAag CGTTGTGAAGTCCAACATCAACTCTTCAGATGCTTCATGGCTCTCCAGTTAGAAGGATGTCCTAACAATGTATTTGCAATACACGTCAATGGTACTTCTTTATCTTTCTCAACAAGGGAGTTTGCGCTTGTGACTGGCCTCAAATGTGTTGGTAACGATGCTGATGTTGTGATCAATGAAAAGGTTCCTAACTGGCTTATTGAGACTTACTTTGGAGGTGCCAATCTTTTCAAGAATAAAGATTTGATGAAATGCTTTGCTAACAAGAACTGGGGTCACGACAACGATAGGGATGCATTAAAGATAGTTGTGTTGTATTTAATACACACCTTCATTTTTTCATCCGAGAAGAACAGCACAACCATCCCAAGGCTACATTTTGACTTGGTCGAGAGTGGGCGCTATTCTGAATATCCATGGGGTTTAAAAGCATTTGAAAGCCTAACAAAATTTATTAGCAAGAAGATGGATGCTCAGAAGAAGTACTACAAGATAGCTGGGATGCCCCTAGCTATGCAA TTGCATACAGTCACTTCTGCATACAACTGCATACAGTTGCTACTGCATTTATACAGTTGCATACAGTTTAATGGATACAACTGTATACAGTTGAATACAGTTGTTGCTGCATTCATTATTACT ATTGTTTACAGAGACATCTATACAACCAATATGGAGCTTGTCGTTATTCAGattcttccagtaggcattgttGTTGAGAACAGTCCTACTCCTACTCGTTCAGACAAGTCGGCAGAGGATTCGGATGACTTTTCTCCTACACCTGATCTTCAGTGTAAGAAGAAACACGCTACAAGTGTTGGGCCATCTTCAACACCGCCCTATAAAAAGCGCAAGGAACAGATTATTCATCCCTCAAATACAGATAATCAATCCAAGATTCCTACTGTTGGTGTATCAGAAATTGCACAAAATGTTTTGCATCACAATCAGCCTTCAGATTCCAAAAATgatgaagtatcttctttgaggAAAGACCTAAATTCATTCAAAGAATAC ATGCTTTCTGAGCATCTTCAAGACAATCAGCAAAAAGAAAGCTTACACCAGAGAAAGGAAACCATAGAGAGACGTGATGATGGTATTGAAATGCCATATGATGCCAACTTGCAAGATATTCCAAAAGGTCACAGACACACTGATATAGCTGTCGGCGATAATGTTGAG AATACAGTGGTTAATGTTCTTTGTGTAGAGTCAAGAGTAGAGGGGATTACTACATCAGAGGTGCCGTGCAACATACCACATATAGGCCAAGATGGTGTATCTACAGATTTCTATGTATCTCAAGTTGAGCTGGACGACAAGTTTCTTCCTAGTCAAATTCCAGAAACTAGAATTGTGATATACAACA GTACCTCAGTAAAGTTGACccccatttttgaaaaaaaatacccCTTTGAGGATGATTCAATAACAGAGCCACATCCTACATTAATCATTCAGGAATACGACAAATGGGTTCGTGATGGTCTTCTGGCTAGACATGAACAGAA AAGTAATTTGGAAAACCATTACAAGAAGAACAAGTCAACACTTCATATACCATTGGATTTTGGAGTTGATCAAGTCAATTCAAAAAATTGGTTTTACCTTCTATCGTTTGACG ATGTATCTCTTACATCAGCT CATATTGACGTCATATTCTACTATCTGAGAAAGAAGGGAAAGTacaaccaaacaagcaacttcaaGTATACAACTGTTGATTGTATATTCAAGACAAGAATCGCAGAAATCTTCGACATGTATGCTGATACAGATA TCAACTTGAAGGACAAACTACATTGGATATTGGTTGTTGTCTCATTCAAGGAGAGATGTATCAAAGTGTATGACTCGTACAGATTTGCAGGTCATGATGCCTATGTAGCTTCTGAGATAGATAAGCTAGCTAAGCTTGTACCTCTGTATCTATCAATCAGTGGCTTTTATAGAGATAGTCAAGACATAGATTGGTCTACTTACTCAGCATACACTGACAAGTCACATACTGATCCCTTTGAAGTTGTTTTCATATCAAATCTGCCTCAACAACAAGCTGGGAGCAT GGATTGTGAGGTGCATGTTGCGGCATACGCAGAGTTTCTGAGCACTCTTGGAGAGATTCCACAAACAATATTTGATTCAAATCTACTCCGTCAAAGATATGGTGCTCTCCTTTGGGACTATGCTTTGCGGAAGATAGACGCTGATGCCATAAGTAAGAATGAAGCACCCTCAAAGATTGCTAGGCAAATCACGGAGTCAGATTCAAAGTTACAGATAGTGTTAGAGTAG
- the LOC104240932 gene encoding F-box protein At3g07870-like — translation MFIYDSLLNDRLILNNPFTGDYKKLPKFIEFEEQQVISGFGFHPITKEYKAIKIVYYSNTYSIPSKIRNVEVWMLCRSDVQIFSLSRSKCRSIGEVHYFLDTKSTGVLVKGRLHWLSKRRRQNGHFERSIVSLDLDDERFGQVPRPNFSFNQLDRSAYHLAVIGGCLSAV, via the coding sequence ATGTTTATATATGATTCATTACTCAATGATAGACTCATTCTGAACAATCCTTTTACTGGTGACTACAAGAAGCTCCCAAAATTTATTGAGTTTGAAGAGCAACAAGTAATATCTGGATTTGGATTTCATCCTATTACAAAGGAGTACAAGGCTATCAAGATTGTGTACTACTCAAATACCTATAGCATACCTTCAAAGATCCGTAATGTTGAAGTGTGGATGCTATGCAGAAGCGACGTTCAAATATTTAGTCTTAGTAGAAGTAAATGCAGGAGCATTGGGGAAGTACACTATTTTCTTGACACCAAATCAACAGGAGTTTTGGTGAAGGGACGGCTACATTGGTTGAGTAAAAGGAGAAGGCAAAATGGCCATTTCGAGAGATCCATTGTGTCCCTTGACCTAGATGATGAGAGATTTGGTCAGGTCCCTAGGCCTAATTTCAGCTTTAACCAACTGGACAGGTCTGCTTATCATCTTGCAGTTATAGGAGGGTGTCTTTCTGCTGTTTAA